From Rhodopirellula islandica, the proteins below share one genomic window:
- a CDS encoding family 16 glycoside hydrolase has protein sequence MRMRLPVLRPLAGLILVFGCAIGFGSVSAQEPAAGDPDLELQGEYVANELGVQVIAIGDGEFDVVIYEGGLPGAGAKPSPRKIEADEDVLLGLVDSMNLRRVERVSSTMGRSAPAKATVLFDGTKDAAEANWENGRLSPEGWLMQGTTSKPKFQDYTLHLEFRTPFMPKATGQQRGNSGIYHQGRYETQVLDSFGLEGLDNECGAIYTVSAPAVNVCYPPMQWQTYDVDFTAARFDDAGKKVTDARMTVRLNGVIVQNNVVVPHVTPGAKLKEGPEPGPIYLQDHGNPVRYRNIWVLPRDADREAKRPIVSGFERFSGTNALSMADAGEVLIDNLACGACHAAGTSMLPSQGGPDLSQVFGRVRADAIVEMIADPHTTKRGTTMPDPWPAMDAAERRERANEIASYLHSINDQPLEDRIVSAKLADRGAELYQKVGCVACHSADPASPSPMSVPLGKPHRKYTLPSLTKFLKTCNQLRPGLRMPAMVGTDEEIMAVAAYLTREVTVGETADSFTRKVYHGSWDQLPKFDSLKPVSEDRVSGLTFDDLKRRNNFAIVYETDLHVNSDTKLTFYLASDDGSALEIDGHRLENDGIHPHKTVTAEYELKVGVYPVRVEYFDGGGQTSLSLEVEGDSFARDDIAIWLSNTVGGKPLDLLPSEFVADSSLIEKGKQQFYAAGCANCHSAGADKAAALQTVQAPALDQASEGKGCLSDDVSAPAVDFALGASQTSAIESALKRRRSGQRPKGTDARRVHMTMLGLNCYACHQRDGVGGPELSRDESFVSTVPEMGLEGRLPPQLTGVGDKLTPQTITDVLNHGANIRSYMGTRMPAFAYEPLRDWHAAVGRLDMNPTVEEADTTANESTVVSNGRELCGNDGLACIKCHSFGGDTGGGLGAIDLLTMPKRLRYEWFQRYLQNPTLYRPGTRMPNSFVDGKSAITTIEDGDPVNQTDAIWKYLSLGDKAKEPVGLKQDAIVLQPTEQALRIYRNFFTGVSARGIGIAFPNKTNLIWDAEQMTLSRVWRNGFFDASMHWRGRGQGRQEPLGDAVAILEGQSTLAQLPSIAAAWPAKSARARDFRFGGYQLSGGETITIGFAQGDLKVEDTISSQTPAGEKPSPRLSRTLTISVPAANGSEQWVWQPTDQPIELVDESEGTQVFRVSNQTSLQIQGIRLEKVTVDGKAIWRAALPAGEASTIQQTIAW, from the coding sequence ATGCGAATGCGTCTGCCAGTTCTGAGACCTCTGGCCGGATTGATTCTGGTTTTTGGATGTGCGATTGGATTTGGATCAGTTTCCGCCCAAGAGCCGGCAGCCGGTGATCCGGACCTTGAATTGCAAGGTGAATATGTCGCCAACGAGCTTGGGGTCCAGGTCATTGCGATCGGGGACGGCGAGTTCGACGTCGTGATCTATGAAGGTGGCCTGCCCGGGGCCGGTGCCAAGCCTTCGCCGCGAAAAATTGAAGCGGACGAAGACGTTTTGTTGGGGCTGGTGGATTCCATGAATCTGCGACGGGTCGAGCGTGTCAGCAGCACGATGGGTCGGTCCGCACCGGCGAAAGCGACTGTCCTGTTCGATGGAACCAAAGATGCGGCGGAAGCAAATTGGGAAAATGGACGGCTCAGTCCTGAAGGTTGGTTGATGCAGGGGACAACGAGCAAGCCGAAATTCCAAGACTACACGTTGCACTTGGAGTTTCGGACGCCGTTCATGCCCAAGGCAACGGGCCAACAGCGTGGCAACAGTGGCATCTATCACCAAGGCCGCTACGAAACTCAGGTGTTGGATTCGTTTGGATTGGAAGGACTCGATAACGAATGCGGTGCGATTTACACCGTCAGTGCTCCCGCGGTCAACGTTTGCTATCCGCCAATGCAGTGGCAGACATACGATGTCGATTTCACGGCGGCGAGATTCGATGACGCAGGGAAGAAAGTCACTGATGCTCGGATGACCGTTCGTTTGAACGGAGTCATTGTTCAGAACAATGTCGTCGTTCCGCACGTGACTCCGGGCGCGAAATTGAAAGAGGGGCCCGAGCCTGGTCCCATCTATTTGCAAGATCACGGGAACCCGGTTCGGTACCGAAACATTTGGGTTTTGCCACGCGACGCGGATCGCGAAGCCAAGCGGCCAATTGTTTCAGGATTTGAACGTTTCTCTGGAACCAATGCGTTGTCGATGGCCGATGCCGGCGAAGTCTTGATCGACAACTTGGCCTGCGGAGCGTGTCACGCAGCAGGAACATCGATGTTGCCCTCGCAGGGCGGTCCCGATTTGTCGCAAGTCTTTGGGCGTGTTCGTGCCGATGCCATCGTTGAAATGATCGCCGATCCCCACACCACCAAGCGTGGAACGACGATGCCCGATCCGTGGCCTGCAATGGATGCGGCTGAGCGACGGGAACGTGCGAATGAAATCGCAAGCTACCTGCATTCCATCAACGATCAACCACTCGAAGATCGAATCGTCAGTGCGAAACTTGCAGATCGTGGCGCAGAGCTCTACCAAAAAGTTGGCTGCGTCGCCTGCCACTCGGCCGATCCCGCCAGTCCCAGCCCAATGTCGGTGCCGCTGGGTAAACCACATCGCAAGTACACATTGCCGTCTTTGACGAAGTTCTTGAAAACCTGCAATCAACTCCGTCCCGGATTGCGAATGCCAGCGATGGTGGGCACCGACGAAGAGATCATGGCGGTCGCGGCCTATCTGACTCGCGAAGTCACCGTGGGCGAAACGGCGGACTCGTTCACGAGGAAGGTTTATCACGGGTCATGGGATCAACTGCCAAAGTTCGATTCGTTGAAACCTGTCTCCGAAGATCGAGTCAGTGGACTGACGTTTGATGACCTGAAACGAAGAAACAATTTCGCGATCGTTTACGAAACCGATTTGCATGTGAACTCGGACACCAAGTTGACGTTCTACTTGGCCAGCGACGACGGAAGTGCGCTCGAAATTGACGGCCATCGATTGGAGAACGATGGGATCCATCCTCACAAAACGGTCACCGCTGAATACGAGTTGAAGGTCGGCGTGTATCCCGTCCGCGTGGAGTACTTTGATGGTGGAGGGCAAACTTCCCTGAGTCTTGAAGTGGAAGGTGACTCCTTCGCTCGCGACGACATTGCCATTTGGTTGAGCAACACGGTGGGGGGAAAGCCACTGGATTTGTTGCCAAGCGAATTTGTTGCGGACTCGTCTTTGATTGAGAAAGGAAAGCAGCAGTTCTACGCTGCCGGATGTGCCAATTGTCATTCGGCGGGCGCGGACAAGGCCGCTGCTTTGCAAACGGTTCAAGCACCCGCGTTGGATCAAGCGAGCGAAGGGAAAGGTTGTTTGTCCGATGACGTTTCGGCACCAGCGGTCGACTTTGCGTTGGGGGCGTCTCAGACTTCCGCCATTGAGTCGGCGCTCAAGCGGCGGCGTTCTGGACAACGTCCCAAGGGGACCGATGCGCGTCGTGTTCACATGACGATGCTGGGGTTGAATTGCTACGCCTGTCACCAACGCGATGGTGTCGGCGGACCCGAGTTGTCACGCGACGAGTCGTTTGTTTCGACGGTTCCCGAGATGGGACTGGAGGGCCGTTTGCCTCCGCAATTAACGGGTGTTGGCGACAAACTGACTCCTCAAACGATCACCGATGTGTTGAATCACGGCGCCAACATTCGCAGTTACATGGGCACGCGGATGCCGGCGTTTGCGTACGAACCGCTGCGAGACTGGCATGCCGCAGTTGGTCGTTTGGACATGAATCCGACGGTCGAAGAAGCGGACACCACCGCCAACGAATCCACGGTCGTTTCCAACGGTCGCGAGCTTTGTGGCAACGACGGATTGGCGTGCATCAAGTGTCATAGTTTCGGTGGAGACACGGGGGGTGGATTGGGAGCCATTGATCTTTTGACGATGCCCAAACGACTTCGATATGAATGGTTCCAACGTTACTTGCAGAACCCGACTTTGTACCGACCCGGCACTCGGATGCCGAACAGTTTTGTGGATGGCAAGTCCGCGATCACCACGATTGAAGACGGGGACCCGGTCAACCAAACCGACGCGATTTGGAAGTACCTGTCGCTTGGTGACAAAGCCAAGGAACCTGTGGGGCTGAAACAGGACGCGATTGTGTTGCAACCGACCGAGCAGGCACTCCGGATCTATCGCAACTTCTTCACCGGAGTCAGTGCGCGTGGGATTGGAATCGCCTTCCCAAATAAAACCAACCTGATTTGGGATGCCGAGCAAATGACTTTGTCTCGGGTTTGGAGGAATGGCTTCTTCGATGCATCGATGCACTGGCGTGGTCGGGGGCAAGGTCGCCAGGAACCTCTTGGGGATGCGGTCGCGATTCTGGAGGGGCAGTCCACTTTGGCGCAGCTTCCAAGCATCGCTGCGGCTTGGCCAGCGAAATCGGCGAGAGCCCGTGATTTCCGTTTCGGCGGGTATCAATTGAGTGGCGGCGAAACCATCACCATTGGGTTTGCTCAAGGTGATTTGAAAGTGGAGGACACCATTTCATCGCAAACGCCGGCTGGTGAGAAACCATCGCCTCGACTGAGTCGAACGTTGACGATTTCGGTTCCCGCTGCGAATGGCAGCGAGCAGTGGGTGTGGCAACCGACCGACCAGCCCATAGAACTCGTGGATGAATCGGAGGGCACGCAAGTTTTCCGTGTCAGCAACCAAACGAGTTTGCAGATTCAAGGCATACGGCTTGAGAAGGTGACGGTGGATGGCAAAGCGATTTGGCGTGCTGCTTTGCCGGCCGGGGAAGCATCGACGATCCAGCAGACAATTGCTTGGTGA
- a CDS encoding protein kinase domain-containing protein, translating to MMTATECPSIERLKDLTLGRLAEEDSDSMLDHLRDCEVCQSELETIGDGEDSLIQAIRSPDDASEWILEPQCDVAVIAALGVIGIGQQSPAVSEMPGFPVSIGEYEIVRPLGRGGMGNVYLARHTKLGRLVALKVLAGHRLADAKMKERFEAEMRAVGQLSHPGIVTAHDAREIDGTAVLITEFIDGMDLAQLVSRTGPIGVADACDLIRQVAVALQYTSDQGFVHRDVKPSNIMLSHSGEVKLLDLGLARLQEPRHETSGLTGTGQAMGTADYIAPEQVTDSRGVDVRADIYSLGCTLFKLLTGQAPFAGPQCATAFAKMTAHVSSPPPVLRDFLPDAPAGLNKFVASMLGKDPTSRPQTPMQVAEKLKLFVSDANLAGLIARAETASPERAPASHPETKVFPKTQSWRRRTVSLTAAIAAGFLGLFIGLMSGLLIRIKMPDGSIVTVNAPDGSEVSIVPEVARDLPSENIALPAVAGFEEQREEAFLKFAILATEEEMREYGSKYEGLPQDFAATRDGFRWYAADPDADLSSPLHMNGKTLHLVREVGSLAIDQDKLREEIDMAKAKGTSHIDLRLSNSAGQALRKLTASNMRRKLAIIVNGKIRMAPTIMAEVGRDIAITGRFTQEEIRFLMAALSSGLVTPLSKQDRGIQTKSDLERLQGVWRLSGRSDATLLAFDGRDFYIADDQSIRAAGHIAAMTSGDGDLREVLFTNLITKKSAPQLLVYRFLIGDRLEFESKRSVSANSNVLGLDAGKGFFIVERLGDFPTDADEVVSLSRRFRSMLARQDSQESGSYSPGVVLPAVTLLMNAKTMGMEAVVKAVGKIQAAERDVQSTNQLKQMGIAFHNFASAYRKFPASASMAREGAIGINDQSELKPFSWRVAILPFIEQQELFEQYRFDEPWDSDANLKLLPKMPSIYRRPDAPEDQPVGQANYQGIANGASALGIDDGVKFKDIRDGLANTLLILETKSSVPWTKPQDLSELPEFADDAVLRYLMADGAVRTMDPVDEEKLKALITRDGGEQVEP from the coding sequence ATGATGACCGCAACTGAATGCCCGTCGATCGAACGATTGAAGGATTTGACGCTGGGCCGATTGGCCGAAGAAGACAGCGACTCGATGCTAGATCACCTTCGTGATTGTGAAGTTTGCCAATCCGAATTGGAAACGATCGGCGATGGCGAGGACTCATTGATCCAAGCCATTCGATCGCCTGACGACGCTTCGGAATGGATTCTCGAGCCACAATGCGACGTGGCCGTGATCGCTGCTTTGGGTGTGATCGGAATTGGTCAGCAATCACCCGCCGTCTCGGAAATGCCGGGTTTTCCGGTCTCGATTGGTGAATATGAGATCGTTCGCCCGCTGGGCCGCGGCGGGATGGGCAATGTCTATTTGGCTCGTCATACCAAACTAGGCCGCCTGGTCGCGCTCAAGGTCTTGGCCGGGCATCGTCTCGCAGATGCCAAAATGAAAGAGCGATTTGAGGCTGAGATGCGGGCCGTGGGACAGCTCAGTCACCCTGGGATCGTCACGGCCCATGACGCACGTGAAATCGATGGCACAGCGGTTTTAATAACCGAATTCATTGACGGAATGGATTTGGCTCAGTTGGTTTCGCGAACCGGGCCGATCGGCGTTGCGGACGCTTGTGATCTGATTCGCCAAGTGGCCGTCGCACTGCAATACACCAGCGACCAAGGTTTCGTTCACCGCGACGTCAAACCGTCCAACATCATGTTGAGTCATTCTGGCGAGGTGAAGTTGTTGGATCTGGGATTGGCTCGTTTGCAGGAGCCTCGTCACGAAACATCAGGCTTGACCGGCACCGGACAAGCGATGGGGACAGCGGATTACATTGCCCCCGAGCAGGTCACGGACAGTCGTGGCGTCGACGTTCGCGCCGACATTTATTCGCTTGGTTGCACGTTGTTCAAATTGCTGACGGGGCAGGCCCCGTTTGCTGGACCGCAATGCGCGACCGCGTTTGCCAAGATGACCGCTCATGTTTCCTCGCCACCACCGGTGCTCAGAGATTTCTTGCCCGATGCACCCGCTGGGTTGAACAAGTTTGTTGCATCGATGTTGGGCAAAGACCCAACATCGCGACCACAAACGCCGATGCAGGTCGCTGAAAAGCTGAAGCTATTTGTGAGCGACGCGAATCTGGCTGGTTTGATCGCTCGTGCCGAAACAGCCTCACCCGAGCGTGCACCCGCCAGCCATCCAGAAACCAAGGTTTTTCCCAAAACACAAAGTTGGCGACGACGAACGGTGTCCCTCACCGCGGCGATCGCCGCAGGTTTCTTGGGGCTGTTCATTGGATTGATGAGTGGCTTATTGATCCGCATCAAAATGCCCGACGGTTCGATCGTGACCGTGAATGCACCTGATGGAAGCGAAGTTAGCATCGTTCCCGAAGTGGCGCGCGACCTACCATCTGAAAACATCGCGTTGCCCGCCGTTGCCGGATTCGAAGAACAGCGTGAAGAAGCGTTTCTAAAATTCGCGATCTTGGCAACCGAAGAAGAAATGCGGGAGTACGGTTCGAAATACGAAGGTCTTCCTCAGGACTTTGCCGCCACGCGAGATGGGTTTCGATGGTATGCGGCCGATCCGGATGCGGACCTTTCTTCGCCGCTGCACATGAACGGGAAAACATTGCATTTGGTCCGCGAGGTTGGTTCGCTGGCAATCGATCAAGACAAGCTTCGCGAAGAGATCGACATGGCGAAAGCAAAGGGCACTTCGCACATCGATCTTCGCTTGAGTAATTCGGCGGGGCAGGCACTTCGTAAACTCACGGCCAGCAACATGCGACGAAAGTTGGCGATCATCGTCAACGGGAAGATCCGAATGGCACCGACGATCATGGCGGAAGTTGGACGCGACATTGCTATCACGGGTCGTTTTACCCAGGAAGAAATCCGCTTCTTGATGGCTGCGTTGAGCAGTGGATTGGTCACGCCGCTTTCAAAACAAGATCGAGGAATCCAAACCAAATCAGATCTTGAGCGACTTCAGGGTGTTTGGCGACTCTCTGGTCGATCAGATGCCACGCTGCTTGCCTTTGATGGTCGGGACTTTTACATAGCTGATGATCAGTCCATTCGAGCGGCGGGGCATATTGCCGCGATGACTTCGGGCGATGGCGATTTGAGAGAAGTTCTTTTTACGAACCTGATCACGAAGAAGTCTGCTCCGCAGCTGTTGGTTTACCGTTTTCTTATCGGTGATCGATTGGAGTTCGAGTCCAAACGCTCAGTTTCGGCAAATTCGAATGTTCTGGGGCTTGATGCGGGCAAGGGATTCTTCATCGTTGAGCGACTGGGGGATTTTCCAACTGACGCCGATGAAGTTGTCTCTTTGTCTCGCCGGTTCAGATCGATGCTGGCGAGGCAAGATTCGCAGGAGAGCGGTTCTTATTCCCCGGGAGTTGTCCTTCCTGCCGTGACTCTACTCATGAATGCAAAGACGATGGGGATGGAAGCTGTTGTCAAAGCGGTTGGCAAGATTCAGGCAGCTGAACGCGATGTCCAGTCCACCAATCAATTGAAGCAGATGGGGATTGCCTTTCACAACTTTGCGTCGGCTTATCGAAAGTTTCCTGCCTCGGCATCGATGGCGAGAGAGGGAGCGATTGGAATCAACGACCAATCCGAGTTGAAGCCGTTTTCTTGGCGAGTGGCGATTCTACCTTTCATTGAGCAACAGGAGCTATTCGAGCAGTATCGGTTTGACGAACCGTGGGACAGTGACGCGAACTTGAAGTTGCTACCTAAGATGCCTTCCATCTATCGCCGTCCGGATGCACCGGAGGATCAACCCGTCGGGCAGGCCAACTATCAAGGCATCGCCAATGGTGCCAGTGCATTGGGCATCGACGATGGAGTCAAGTTCAAAGACATCCGGGATGGACTTGCCAACACGTTGCTGATTTTGGAAACGAAATCGTCAGTTCCTTGGACGAAGCCGCAAGATCTCAGTGAGTTGCCAGAGTTTGCTGATGATGCCGTGCTTCGGTATCTGATGGCCGATGGTGCCGTGAGAACGATGGATCCGGTGGACGAAGAAAAACTGAAGGCTTTGATCACTCGGGACGGTGGTGAACAAGTTGAGCCTTAG
- a CDS encoding DUF7133 domain-containing protein produces the protein MNFMRIRFLASLVLLLSFVSATQADQPKESDYYTITTFETPEGEVIEACGFEWMEDGRLAVCSRRGDIFMIENPLAEKVTADQFSVFARGLHEPLSLTEQDGWLIATQRPEITRLKDTDGDGAADVFQTHADGWGVSGDYHEYAFGSKLDANGDMLITLCLTGSFSSKVPFRGWAMKVTSDGQTIPYSSGVRSPGGMGTDSNGNVFYTDNQGPWNGTCGLKVLREGKFMGHPGGWDWYDDAPNMGKRPQEPESGSRILTEAAKIPELIPTVVMFPYDKMGKSASGIVCDQSGGKFGPFEKQLFVSDQSQSTVMRVDLEEVDGVWQGVCFPFRRGFASGNVGMEMAPNGSMFVGGTNRGWGSTGPRPFAVERLDWTGENPFEIKHMKSTADGFDLEFTQPVDAATATDLAGYEIETYTYEYRSQYGSPEVDPTQPTITSATVSEDGMHVRLVIDGLQLGHVHELHSNGVRNQDGNPLLHPQAYYTLNKINEAN, from the coding sequence ATGAACTTCATGCGAATTCGATTTTTGGCCAGCTTGGTTTTGCTGTTGAGCTTTGTCTCAGCGACTCAGGCGGATCAACCGAAGGAAAGCGATTACTACACGATCACGACCTTCGAAACTCCGGAGGGCGAGGTCATCGAAGCGTGTGGCTTTGAATGGATGGAAGACGGTCGATTGGCGGTGTGTTCACGCCGTGGCGACATCTTCATGATCGAGAATCCACTCGCTGAAAAAGTGACCGCGGATCAGTTCAGTGTGTTTGCTCGCGGGCTGCATGAACCACTCAGCTTGACCGAACAAGACGGTTGGTTGATCGCGACGCAGCGTCCTGAAATCACACGTTTGAAGGACACCGATGGCGATGGTGCGGCGGACGTTTTTCAGACGCATGCGGATGGATGGGGCGTGTCGGGTGACTACCACGAGTACGCGTTTGGATCAAAACTCGATGCCAACGGTGACATGCTGATCACGTTGTGTCTGACCGGGTCGTTCAGCAGCAAGGTTCCGTTTCGGGGTTGGGCGATGAAGGTCACTTCGGACGGCCAAACCATTCCGTATTCCAGCGGCGTGCGCTCGCCCGGTGGGATGGGGACGGATTCGAACGGCAATGTTTTCTACACCGACAACCAAGGCCCTTGGAACGGAACATGTGGTCTGAAAGTGCTGCGAGAAGGCAAGTTCATGGGCCATCCCGGCGGTTGGGATTGGTATGACGATGCACCGAACATGGGCAAGCGTCCTCAAGAACCTGAAAGCGGCAGTCGCATTTTGACCGAAGCGGCCAAAATCCCAGAACTAATACCAACAGTGGTCATGTTTCCCTACGACAAGATGGGAAAGAGTGCGTCGGGCATCGTTTGCGATCAGTCAGGCGGCAAATTTGGACCGTTCGAAAAACAATTGTTCGTCAGCGATCAGTCGCAAAGCACGGTCATGCGAGTCGACCTGGAAGAAGTCGATGGCGTCTGGCAGGGCGTTTGTTTTCCTTTTCGACGAGGGTTTGCCTCAGGCAATGTCGGGATGGAAATGGCTCCCAACGGATCGATGTTTGTTGGCGGAACCAACCGTGGTTGGGGATCAACCGGGCCGCGACCATTCGCGGTCGAACGATTGGATTGGACTGGAGAAAATCCGTTTGAAATCAAGCACATGAAGTCAACGGCAGATGGTTTCGACCTGGAATTCACTCAGCCTGTTGATGCGGCAACGGCGACCGATTTGGCGGGTTATGAGATCGAGACTTACACGTATGAGTACCGTTCGCAGTACGGCAGTCCAGAGGTGGATCCGACCCAACCCACGATCACATCTGCAACTGTTTCGGAGGACGGAATGCACGTGCGATTGGTGATCGACGGATTGCAACTCGGTCATGTTCACGAGCTTCATTCCAATGGTGTCCGCAACCAAGACGGCAACCCGCTCTTGCACCCTCAGGCGTACTACACCCTGAATAAGATCAACGAGGCCAACTGA
- a CDS encoding RNA polymerase sigma factor has product MSHASPSNEHPTLSSMLISGVKQMDAESWIRLVGTFGPIVYRWCRTSGIPASDAPDVVQEVFASVARGIGDFQRKKREGSFRSWLATITRNRVRDHFRKLNKLAEADGRAIGGSEALDQLHQIGEQEIADTLDSTICPASIESPLIRQVMASVESEFETMTWQAFWATTVDQQPASTVADKLGLSVASVYQAKSRVLRRLRKRMAELPE; this is encoded by the coding sequence ATGAGCCACGCGTCGCCCTCGAACGAACATCCCACCCTGTCATCGATGCTGATTTCCGGCGTCAAACAGATGGATGCCGAAAGCTGGATCCGTTTGGTTGGCACCTTCGGGCCGATCGTCTACCGCTGGTGTCGGACCTCAGGAATCCCCGCGTCCGATGCACCCGATGTGGTGCAAGAAGTCTTTGCATCCGTGGCCCGAGGCATTGGCGACTTCCAAAGAAAGAAACGCGAAGGCAGCTTTCGTTCTTGGTTGGCCACGATCACACGCAATCGCGTTCGTGATCACTTTCGAAAGCTCAACAAACTCGCTGAGGCTGATGGACGAGCGATCGGGGGCAGCGAAGCGCTCGATCAATTGCATCAAATCGGTGAGCAAGAAATTGCCGACACGCTGGATTCCACCATTTGCCCCGCGTCAATCGAAAGCCCACTGATCCGACAGGTCATGGCATCGGTCGAATCTGAATTTGAAACCATGACCTGGCAAGCGTTCTGGGCCACCACCGTCGATCAGCAACCTGCATCAACGGTCGCAGACAAGTTAGGCCTTTCCGTGGCCAGCGTTTACCAAGCGAAGTCGCGCGTGCTTCGCCGACTTCGCAAACGAATGGCGGAACTGCCGGAATAG